A stretch of DNA from Chlorogloeopsis sp. ULAP01:
CCAGAATATCAACAGCATAATTTATATCTTGTACCATTCTCAACAACTCTTAAGGCAGTTAGTGTAAATAACGTCAAACTCAGGGTTTGAAAAACAGCTTAAATGTGCTTACCTTACACAATTGCTAATTTTGTGTTCAAAATTAAATTTATATACAAAATTTGTCTTAACAATTTTTGTAGGGTGGGTACTGCTTAACTTTCCTCAAACTATTATTCTTACGTTGTGAACAGTGCTCCGAAGTTCTGAAGTTCTCTCCGGGATGCTTCGCGAGCGGAGGAAACCTCCGCACCCTTACGGGAAGTCGCTCCGCGCCTACAGACTTCTCTCCACCTTATGCTTATTGAGAAGGTTACAAGCTCTCAGTCAAGCTATATACAATTATCTGGTTTATATTTATAAACCTTGAAAAAGCATAGTTAATAAAAGTATTTGTAAATAACTTAGCATTTTTTAATCTAAATATGGATTAATTATTTACCAAGGGGAATCATCAATTGCTAAAAACATTTCCGGAGCTAATGTTTTAACAGTTCATGCTGTCAAAAAATATTCGACGAGAACATACTTATGCCCATGAATAATCATCGAAATGATTTGTTTGATACTAAAGGGCTAAATATCGCTTCCACCTCTTCTGTAAATAAGTTGAATGCTAAAGATGATGACCTTTTTCGCATCAATAGCCATAGTAGCTTTAAACTACCTGAAAATGCTCTAGAACAAGAGGTTAATATACAGGGGCGTAAAAATCGTAAATCAAAAAAAGCTAGCTCATCTGCGGCGAAAGCAGATTTAGTCATCCAAAATGCTTCAGCTCCTAATGTTGCAGTTGCTGGTAGCACGATCCAACTAACATATCAGGTAAAAAATAAAGGTAAGAGCAGTGCTGGGTTTAACTACACTGATTGTTATCTTTCTAAAGATAAAACTCTTAGTTCAGACGACAATCTTCTTGGTTGGAACTGGATAGGTGGGCTTGAAGCTGGGAGTGCGACTTCTCAGTCTTACAATGTCACTTTAGATGAAAATACTGCGCCTGGAACCTATTATCTAGTCTACAGAGCCGATGCTCTAGATAATATTTTAGAAATCAATAACAGCAACAACATTGCTGCACGTGAAATTACCATCACTGCTAAAAATAAACAAACTCAGGGCTACAATCCTACTTCTGGTTATGGTTTGGTGAATGCAGCAGCAGCAGTAGCTAGGGCTGCTGGGCAAAATACCTTTGCCGATGTTCCTAACCGTGGTGGCAATGATTGGGGAGCGGATCTAGTCAAAGCACCTGAAGCTTGGGCAAACGGATACACCGGGCAAGGCGTCGTCGTTGCTGTTTTAGATACTGGAGTAGACTACAACCATGCAGACTTGAAGAACAATATCTGGACAAATAGCAAAGAAATTCCTGGTAATGGCAAGGATGATGATGGTAATGGTTTTATAGATGATGTCTACGGTTGGAACTTTTACGGTAACAACAACAATACTCTAGATGGAAATGGTCATGGCACTCATGTCTCCGGTACAATTGCAGGGGAAAATAATGGTGTCGGTGTGACTGGTGTTGCCCACGGTGCCAAGATTATGCCAGTCAAAGTTTTAAATGATGACGGCTCTGGCTATTATAGTTCTATCGCTGATGGTATCTACTATGCTGTAAATAATGGTGCTAATGTAATTAATTTAAGTCTTGGTGGAGAATATCCCAACGGCACTTTGCAGAAAGCGATTGAATATGCCAGCAGTAAAAACGTAATTGTAGTTATGGCAGCAGGCAATGATGGTAAGTCAGTACCAGGATATCCCGCTCGTTATGCAGACAACTGGGGGCTTGCTGTTGGAGCAGTTGATAAGAATAAAAATATGGCTGATTTCTCCAATCGAGCTGGGCAAAATCCCTTGGCTTATGTCACAGCTCCTGGAGTTAAAGTTTACTCTACACTGCCAGGCGATCGCTATGCATCTTACAGTGGTACATCAATGGCTGCGCCTCATGTTGCGGGTGTAGTTGCTTTAATGCTCAGTGCTAACCGCAATTTGACTGATGCCCAAGTACGCCAAATTCTTGCAGAAACGTCAGGGAATAGTACGCAAACTACCGCTTTGAGTGGTGAAAATAACATTACTAGTTTCAGCCACAACAACAGCCTGACTACTGCTATTTCTAACTTCAACGTCAGTAGCTTTAGCAGCAACAATACTACAACTTGGAGACACGGCAATACAACAAGTGGTGATGCGGGTGCGATCGCTTCTCAAACAAGCACCAGTTCTACCAATGGAAATCACGATGGAATGTTTTTGAATTCACCCACATGGTTAGAATTCTGGAACGATTACAAAACCAGTGTGGCAAGTAGCAGTAACATTAGTACCAATGGGGATGAGGTAGAAAATATAGTAGGGAAACGCAAAGCACTACTAGAAGCAGTATAG
This window harbors:
- a CDS encoding S8 family serine peptidase, producing MNNHRNDLFDTKGLNIASTSSVNKLNAKDDDLFRINSHSSFKLPENALEQEVNIQGRKNRKSKKASSSAAKADLVIQNASAPNVAVAGSTIQLTYQVKNKGKSSAGFNYTDCYLSKDKTLSSDDNLLGWNWIGGLEAGSATSQSYNVTLDENTAPGTYYLVYRADALDNILEINNSNNIAAREITITAKNKQTQGYNPTSGYGLVNAAAAVARAAGQNTFADVPNRGGNDWGADLVKAPEAWANGYTGQGVVVAVLDTGVDYNHADLKNNIWTNSKEIPGNGKDDDGNGFIDDVYGWNFYGNNNNTLDGNGHGTHVSGTIAGENNGVGVTGVAHGAKIMPVKVLNDDGSGYYSSIADGIYYAVNNGANVINLSLGGEYPNGTLQKAIEYASSKNVIVVMAAGNDGKSVPGYPARYADNWGLAVGAVDKNKNMADFSNRAGQNPLAYVTAPGVKVYSTLPGDRYASYSGTSMAAPHVAGVVALMLSANRNLTDAQVRQILAETSGNSTQTTALSGENNITSFSHNNSLTTAISNFNVSSFSSNNTTTWRHGNTTSGDAGAIASQTSTSSTNGNHDGMFLNSPTWLEFWNDYKTSVASSSNISTNGDEVENIVGKRKALLEAV